Proteins from a genomic interval of Pseudophryne corroboree isolate aPseCor3 chromosome 4, aPseCor3.hap2, whole genome shotgun sequence:
- the LOC134909200 gene encoding serine/threonine-protein kinase SBK1-like, translating to MKMEATQDYQIQSALEDDFQVLKHLGQGTYGEVVMARERGTGKTVALKLVRKNRSTQTAFFHELCVSIYLSSFEGIISTHPIFFNSADHYVLIQELAPAGSLHSLIKRGVGIPETMVKRCAVQLTRALEYMHSKALVHRDLKPDNVLLMDKECHHIKLSDFGLTQLAGTLVPFMSPIIPYMSPELCDLKQGEFLLLDASVDIWAFGVLLFVAFTGNYPWKRAVAEDPLFQEFISWQSAVQHIPPPTCWQKFSRKAQDLFHVLLSKDITNRNLVGIILNQFHFQWAVEEIPQETREVVVEEGNIEIIEYEGHIIVIEAPDEYIIVENLSEVDYIIVNYTSEDSLSNSSTSTFMLWTDNSSLDLGSEVQIV from the exons ATGAAGATGGAAGCCACTCAGGATTATCAGATCCAGAGTGCCCTGGAAGATGACTTTCAAGTTTTGAAGCATCTGGGCCAAGGAACTTATGGTGAAGTTGTGATGGCTCGTGAGAGAGGAACAG GTAAAACTGTTGCCCTAAAGCTAGTCAGGAAGAACCGATCCACACAGACGGCTTTCTTCCATGAGCTCTGCGTTTCCATCTACCTCTCCAGCTTCGAAGGCATCATCTCTACTCATCCCATCTTCTTTAATTCTGCAGACCACTACGTTTTGATCCAGGAGCTGGCGCCTGCCGGTTCCCTCCATTCCCTCATCAAGCGTGGT GTTGGAATTCCAGAAACAATGGTGAAACGTTGTGCAGTGCAGCTGACCAGGGCTCTGGAATACATGCACAGTAAAGCACTGGTGCACAGGGACCTGAAACCGGATAATGTGTTACTAATGGACAAAGAATGCCACCACATTAAGCTGAGTGACTTTGGATTAACTCAACTTGCAGGTACCCTTGTTCCATTCATGTCGCCCATCATACCCTACATGTCACCAGAACTCTGTGACTTGAAACAAGGAGAATTCCTACTCTTGGATGCTAGTGTTGATATCTGGGCCTTTGGTGTGCTGCTCTTCGTCGCATTCACTGGAAACTATCCATGGAAAAGGGCTGTGGCTGAAGATCCACTATTCCAGGAGTTCATCTCCTGGCAAAGCGCTGTACAGCACATTCCACCTCCAACATGCTGGCAGAAATTCAGTAGGAAGGCTCAGGACTTGTTCCATGTCTTGCTCTCCAAAGATATTACCAACAGGAACCTAGTTGGTATCATCCTGAATCAATTCCACTTTCAATGGGCAGTCGAGGAAATTCCACAGGAAACCAGAGAGGTTGTTGTTGAAGAAGGAAATATTGAAATTATAGAATATGAGGGCCACATAATTGTAATAGAGGCACCAGATGAGTATATTATTGTGGAAAACCTCAGTGAGGTGGACTATATTATTGTGAACTATACCTCAGAAGACTCGCTTTCTAATTCCAGCACCTCAACATTTATGCTCTGGACAGACAACAGCAGCCTTGACCTGGGCTCTGAGGTACAGATTGTTTGA